A window of Juglans regia cultivar Chandler chromosome 7, Walnut 2.0, whole genome shotgun sequence contains these coding sequences:
- the LOC109003715 gene encoding protein CURVATURE THYLAKOID 1C, chloroplastic yields the protein MASIVANLPPPLLVHGKKTIFRNLQKLPVSSIRETQNRVTVIVKATGESSESSTSLSIVKSVQNFWDKSEDRFAFFGLGFAAIVAFWASANLITAIDKLPLIPSFLELIGILFSSWFIYRYLLFKPDREELFQLVNKSISDVLGQ from the exons ATGGCTTCCATTGTTGCTAACTTGCCTCCACCATTGTTGGTACATGgtaaaaaaaccattttcaGAAATCTGCAGAAACTCCCAGTTTCTTCCATTAGAG AGACACAGAATCGTGTGACTGTTATTGTGAAGGCAACTGGGGAAAGTTCTGAATCTTCAACCTCCCTTAGTATCGTTAAGTCTGTTCAGAATTTT TGGGATAAATCTGAAGATCGGTTTGCATTTTTCGGTTTGGGGTTTGCAGCTATAGTTGCCTTTTGGGCTTCAGCAAACTTGATCACG GCCATTGACAAGTTGCCACTCATCCCAAGTTTTCTAGAACTAATTGGGATACTGTTTTCTTCG TGGTTTATATATCGCTACCTCTTATTCAAACCCGATAG GGAAGAGCTTTTTCAACTTGTCAACAAGTCAATATCCGATGTCTTGGGTCAGTGA